A region of the Planctomycetota bacterium genome:
AGCAGGATCGATTAAAAGAGATACTCCCTGTGTTATTGGATGCAACAAAAGATGAAAATATTGATGTTTGCCTTGGTTCTATTAAGCTTATTGATGACCTTTGCATTACAGAAGCAACACTAGAAACAATAAAGTTGCTGGACAGTAAAAATCCTGATGTACGGGCAAACGCTGCCATCGCCATTAGTGATTTTAGTGCGAAAGAAGCAATTCCCAAGCTTATAGAATTATTAAACAATGAGAATGATTCGGTTCGAAACTCCGCGGCTGAAGCGCTAGGTAAACTTAACGCCAAAGAATCCATTCCGAAATTAATAGGTCTATTGAATAATAAAGTGACATGTAAAAGTGCCGCTATTGCACTTGGTAAGCTAGGCGCAAAGGAAGCAATTCCTGAATTAATTAAACTATTAAGCTCAAAAAATGATTCTATCCGTGAATCTGCAGCGATAGCGCTTGGAGAACTTGGCGTAAAAGAAGCCATTCCCGAATTGATTAAACTATTAGATGAACAAGACGACTTTGTGCGAGGTTCTGCGGCTGAATTACTTGGAAATCTTGAGGCTAAAGATGCAATCCTCAAGTTAATTAAATTATTAGATGCTTCCGAACCTTTTGTGCAAGGTCGTGCCGCCGAATCACTTGGTAATCTGGGGGCAAAAGAAGCAACTCCTAAACTAATTAAATTACTAAGAGAACAGAATTATTTAGCATGCGCTTCAGCCATAGAGGCCCTTGGTAAGATGGGAGCAAAAGAAGCTATCCCAGAATTAATTAAACTATTAGATTCAAAAGACGGTTCAATACGCCCTTTAGCAATAATTGCACTTGGAAATCTTGAGGCAAAAGAAACGACTCCTAAACTACTCAAATTGTTAACTGACAAAGACTATTGGGTATGCGCATCAGCCGCGGAAGCCCTTGGTAAGATGGGAGCAAAAGAAGCTGTCCCGGAATTAATTAAACTATTAAGTTCAAAAGATGACTCAGCACGAAAATCCGCGATAATTGCTCTAGCTGATATTGGAGCAAAAGAAACTTTATCAGAATTAATCCTATTATTAAACGATGGAAACACAGAAATTCGCGGTATTGCAGCAATCGCAGTAGTTTCACTAGGGGGGAAAGAGAAAATATCAAAAGAAATAATAGAAGACATAAAACCGATTTTAAAATGGCGCGAGGATTACGCTAAACGTGCGTTAGTTGCATTAAAGAAATTAGGTGTATCTGAAGAAGATTATAAAGACTTAATTGAACCCTCCTCAAAGTAAAATTTTACCCATCTTTAAATTACGGGACACTACTGAATTCAAAATTTCCTTATCAGGCAAGTAAATACGAAATCTGGATTAATTTAGCCTTGTGCATTCCCTGCTTTTTACCGGGTGCATTTTAAAATTCATACCCGATTTTTCAGTTTTTCGATGGGGGTAGATAAATTTCTGGGAGGAGGCATATTATATTAATATAGGAATCCTACTACGTCTATATAGGAGCCCTATTACACCGGTATAGGAGTCCTATTACTTCAATGTAGGAGCCCTACTACTTCGATATAGGAGCCCTATTACTTCGATATGGGAGTCCTACTGCTTCGATATGGGAGTCCTACTGCTTCGATATAGGAGTCCTACTACGATTTTATAGGAGTCCTATTACGATTACATAGGAATCCTATTCCGTTTATGTAGGACTCCTATTACGGTGATATAGGACTCCTATAATAACTTAATATAAGGGATGATAATAATTTAATTCGGGAGGATAAGTTCTTATAGTAGGCAGGGGATAGGGTATCTATACCCCCCTCCGGTTATTTTGGCCGGATTTCCTGATAATTTAAACCAGCGTGATTAACCGGCTATTTTCCCCGAAACGCATTTAAACATAGATTCATTTCACTATATAGATATTTGGCTTTTTTTAGTTGCATCACCTCATATCCTGATTATAATAACTGCGATAAGTAATATTAACAGGTTTCCGGTAATAAATGGAAGTTCCGGATTGTGAAATCA
Encoded here:
- a CDS encoding HEAT repeat domain-containing protein; translated protein: MIKSNILLFLTVFIVFLIPGNYCVTEEKADKEQQAEIEKLISQLGNDDYNTREEAQKKLEDIGIPAEPAVKEATKNWDKEVSIRAKHILEVIEIKKRWKFSQTFLKEYPKIYGDLLRFNTDEKFDFIMRIRKSDDKGEWKGKDIITTQDLAYLIGEVLSQPEKLDSNQKEKLVDICMGAVGNEMFYKYPVYESVPYIAVLLKDKDVSIRKRVISFFEQAAFELPEQDRLKEILPVLLDATKDENIDVCLGSIKLIDDLCITEATLETIKLLDSKNPDVRANAAIAISDFSAKEAIPKLIELLNNENDSVRNSAAEALGKLNAKESIPKLIGLLNNKVTCKSAAIALGKLGAKEAIPELIKLLSSKNDSIRESAAIALGELGVKEAIPELIKLLDEQDDFVRGSAAELLGNLEAKDAILKLIKLLDASEPFVQGRAAESLGNLGAKEATPKLIKLLREQNYLACASAIEALGKMGAKEAIPELIKLLDSKDGSIRPLAIIALGNLEAKETTPKLLKLLTDKDYWVCASAAEALGKMGAKEAVPELIKLLSSKDDSARKSAIIALADIGAKETLSELILLLNDGNTEIRGIAAIAVVSLGGKEKISKEIIEDIKPILKWREDYAKRALVALKKLGVSEEDYKDLIEPSSK